In the genome of Mesosutterella faecium, the window AGACCATCCCCTCGGCCTTCAGACGCGCAACGACAGTGGCGTCGAAGGGGCTCTTGTAGCCCTTCAGCATGCGGCTCGCGGCAGTGGAGAACCACTCCTTGGTCACAAAAATATCCTTATGGGCGACAGGCACTCCGGTCAGGAAGCCCCCCTTTCCCTGTTCAAGCATCTCATCGGCACGCCTGGCCTGATCCAGGGTCACTTCCGGGCGGACGTCGAGAAACGCATTGAGCTCCCTGTGGGCCTCGATTCGGTCAAGGAACTGCTGGGCCACTTCAACGGCTGAGATTTCGCGGGCGTGCAGCTTTTCAGACAGCTGCGCAACGGAGCAATGAGTAATGTCTTTCATAGCGGTTTCAGGACTCCACATACTGTGGTACAAGGAACATGCTGTCGCTCACTTCTGGAGCGTTCTCAAAGGCAGCCTGCCTGATGTCCTCTTCGGCCACCACGTCTGCGCGCAGCCTTTCCTCCCCGTCCATGGGATGAAGCATGGGCTCAATCCCGTCCGTATTGACGGCGCGGATTTGCTCGATCATTTCAAAAATATCATTCAGCTCGCACTGCATTTTGGCAATCTGGGCCTCCGACAAATCTATGTGGGCTAGGTTGGCGATATGCAGAACGTCTTCCTTGGAAAGAGACATAATGAATTTTTCCGGTTTGTTCTCGACGCACGATGCCGCACGAAAGGGCACAGGACAAAAATGCTGTAAAAAACAGTTTCCAGTCCGGCATCTGACCAGCGCTTAGTCTATCATTGACCACTTGCATGGAATTGCACCATGATCTTCCGTTTGCCGCATAAGGTTGGCTCTAAGCCAGCGCAACAGCGGATAAAATAAGCAGTGTCCTTTTTGCCCCCCATTAGAGATTTTCAGAATGTTCGGCCTGAGCCTTTTCCGCAGCTATTTTTCCAATGACCTTGCCATCGACCTTGGCACGGCCAATACCCTTATCTATATGAGGGGAAAGGGGATCGTCCTCAATGAACCCTCTGTGGTTGCCATCCGCCAGGAAGGAGGCCCCAACGGCAAAACCACGATTCACGCCGTCGGGCATCGGGCCAAGCAGATGCTCGGGCGCGTGCCCGGCAACATCCAGGCCATCCGGCCGATGAAGGACGGAGTCATCGCCAACTTCACCGTTACTGAGCAGATGCTGAAGCAGTTCATCCGCATGGTGCGGCCGTCCAAGCTTTTCGCGCCCAATCCGCGCATCATCATCTGCGTCCCCTGCGGGTCGACTCAGGTTGAGCGGCGCGCCATCAAGGAAAGCGCCGAAGCAGCCGGAGCCTCCGAGGTCTTCCTGATCGAGGAGCCGATGGCGGCCGCCATCGGGGCGGGTCTGCCGGTGTCGGAAGCGGCAGGCTCTCTGGTCATCGACATCGGGGGCGGCACCACGGAAGTGGGCGTCATCTCGCTTGGAGGCATGGTGTACTCCGGCAGCGTCCGCGTCGGCGGAGACAAGTTCGACCAGGCCATCGTGGGCTATGTCCGCAGAAACTTCGGAATGCTCATCGGCGAGCCCACCGCCGAACTGATCAAAATGGAGATCGGCTCTGCGTTCCCCAGCTCGGAGGCGAAGGAAATAGAGGTGAAGGGTCGCAACCTCTCCGAAGGCGTTCCGCGCACCTTCACCATCCACAGCAACGAGGTGTTGGAGGCGCTCACCGAGCCCCTCAACCAGATCGTCGGTGCCGTGAAGACCGCCCTTGAAAGGACGCCTCCGGAGCTTGGAGCAGATATCGCCGAACGCGGCATGATGCTCACGGGCGGCGGAGCGCTCCTGCGCGACCTGGATCAGCTGCTGCAGGAACAGACAGGCCTGCCCGTCCATATTGCCGAGGAGCCACTCAACTGCGTGGTCAAGGGATGCGGCATCGCCCTTGAAAACATCGAGCAGCTACGGACCGCCTTCACGTACGGCTGACCTGTCCCGGCCGGAGCACCGCCTGCATTTGTGTGGAAACGCCTCGCTTTGAGCTTGAAGAACTATGGATAACGGCTCGCCAGCGCTTTTCAGAAGAGGGCTGCCCGCGGGGGTGAGGCTCGTCTTTTTCGCAAGCCTCTCCATCATTCTGATGCTGGTTGACGGCAAGCTGAAAACCCTGGAGTCCTTCAGGGCTGCCATCGACTCGTACCTTCTACGGCCCGCCGTCGCGGTTTCGGAGGGCGTCGGCCGCTCCTTCCACGGCATAGGACAGTTCTTTACGACCGTCGAGGAGCTGACCGCAGAGAACGAAAAGCTGAAGAAGAAAAACGCCGAGCTGAGCTTCGCCCTTTCGGAGTTCGAAAAGCTCAAGGCCGAAAACAGCCAGCTGCAGGCCCTCGCAGGCGTCAAGACGCAGATCCGGCGCTCTGCGGCCATCGGCATCGTCAAGGGAGAAACCGCCGACGTCTTTTCCAAGCGCATCGAAATCAATATCGGCAAGAACAGCGGCATCGAGCCGGGCATGCCCGTCATCGATGAAAACGGCGTCATCGGCCAGGTCGCACGGGTCAGCGCCG includes:
- the gatC gene encoding Asp-tRNA(Asn)/Glu-tRNA(Gln) amidotransferase subunit GatC; its protein translation is MSLSKEDVLHIANLAHIDLSEAQIAKMQCELNDIFEMIEQIRAVNTDGIEPMLHPMDGEERLRADVVAEEDIRQAAFENAPEVSDSMFLVPQYVES
- a CDS encoding rod shape-determining protein gives rise to the protein MFGLSLFRSYFSNDLAIDLGTANTLIYMRGKGIVLNEPSVVAIRQEGGPNGKTTIHAVGHRAKQMLGRVPGNIQAIRPMKDGVIANFTVTEQMLKQFIRMVRPSKLFAPNPRIIICVPCGSTQVERRAIKESAEAAGASEVFLIEEPMAAAIGAGLPVSEAAGSLVIDIGGGTTEVGVISLGGMVYSGSVRVGGDKFDQAIVGYVRRNFGMLIGEPTAELIKMEIGSAFPSSEAKEIEVKGRNLSEGVPRTFTIHSNEVLEALTEPLNQIVGAVKTALERTPPELGADIAERGMMLTGGGALLRDLDQLLQEQTGLPVHIAEEPLNCVVKGCGIALENIEQLRTAFTYG
- the mreC gene encoding rod shape-determining protein MreC, which encodes MDNGSPALFRRGLPAGVRLVFFASLSIILMLVDGKLKTLESFRAAIDSYLLRPAVAVSEGVGRSFHGIGQFFTTVEELTAENEKLKKKNAELSFALSEFEKLKAENSQLQALAGVKTQIRRSAAIGIVKGETADVFSKRIEINIGKNSGIEPGMPVIDENGVIGQVARVSADRSEVTLLTDPAMQFPVYLPRSGIRCATSYTQSDQTVELQFVPAVADIQEGDAVQTSGIDGVFPPGIPVGKVTHVEKIRGDAFAHVWVRLSASPSFGRYVMVALVNVDPGHSAGTAQTEKVAP